From Plasmodium malariae genome assembly, chromosome: 8:
TTAAACGCtgatgtaaaaattaaaaaaaaaaattttaatattataaataaaaaaatgatataagaGCAAAGGAATATCCACTACAAAATAACGTTaactaatatttattttagcaattatatatcttattgtactatataaaattctacatagtatatgaagaaaaagacaaatcattacatatatgatataataacaaaaacatgttttttttttattttatttttaagtttttttttaaatatatttgattatttgttaaatatattaattcaattaatatataacttgtaatttatatatcatacTAAACGTATATAATCGTAAGATAATTtagaacaataaaatatatataaaaaataataataataataataatttaatattattttctaaatacattgaattaaatgttataatatgttagaactcatatgaaatataatatcacAAATAAAGTAGAagtaacatatacataattgaaaaatattatgatattaaCCTTCGCaactgttttattatatattgaaatataaacACATACCATAAACAACATTGCTAATAAGTTGTATGCTCTGTAgattattatgataaatattgattgaaatattaatctatatttttgttatgcTACATGTACAAACGatttcaataataaattttaccaAAGCaattaagataaatattatattattttgctttttatttttaatatattataataattattctatagtataaacatatttactttttctgcatacatttatatatcgaatataaatatatatattatcccATTATAAAGGTTCTAAAGAAGAAAGTAAAACTTTAACTTctgtatataatacaattaaGAGAATTAGcagattattttaaaattatacgaTATAGTGCATTCatggaatattatatttataattaaaataaattttttgaggatgtatatttttcatttaacaaataaatgcCTATTTTCATATACTATACTTCTTTTTAGCtaaatttcttcttttatttagttaaatttaaattttagtaatattCGTAAAGTGCAGTTTATtgactaatatatatattattaaagtttattacaaatattaatttaaataatatgagAGTTATTAacttaacaataaaaaaaataataataaaataaatgagaaaatactatatcttataaatagttaatatttatctatttatattattttaaaaggcaaaaaaggatttctgaaaaaatattcaattatAATAGGAAATTTATTTGAGAATATActaaaattcatttatttttttgtataatatatcagTACAATTATAGAAGTctcatatgaataaaaaaatagaaaagcgAATTTTTctctctatatttttttatttacaataaaataacactgtttttacaattattattttatcaacTAAAAGCGtttatcttatattttactaactATTCTACTTATTgtaatgttaataaaaagtaaagagGAAATTTTTCCTaagtaatttttctttttaatatctatatatgaaaaaaaggaaaatactacatattaacatattatatatactttttcatttatataaatactaaaatgatactaatttaatttttgttttttaattcacGTACACATATGCACAATGACAACTGACACTACAGAAGAAAacgtaaaatttatttttgttttttaattattatatatattattttatccaAGGTTTTGTTGTTCTAGAAATGATAGATAAAtctatttaatgaaaattttgttttgtacatttatatattattattttatattttatatttttaggaGAATACCGTGgcattatatgttaaatataaaagtgaATTTGAAAATGTTATCCTTGATACTCAGAATAAAGAGGGTACAGAAAATCCTGGAAGGAGATGTGCTAAAATCGACCAAAATTATACTAATTTTACTACACCATGCCAAGAGGTTGGTAGatatttaattgaaataaaacaaagttATAATTCTTATAGCCCGCAACGTTGTAAATACTTGAATTACCGGATAAATTcagatgaaaaatataataagaaacCTGAATGGTTTCAgggatataataaattttcatccCAGTTAGGTAATATCTGTGTCCAAAAATTCGAAAAAATTGAATCTAATATTTTAGATAAACTTAATGAATTATACAATTATTATgagaattttaataaatataaaggtCAAGAAAATGATTCTGATGGTACAATTTGCAgtaatattcaaaaatgttataacTTTTATAACGATAATTACAAAGaatgtcaaaaaaaaaagaatgacgCTTTTTGTGAGGAGTTAATCAATTTCAAGAATGCATATgatgataaaatgaataaattcaATCCATGCAAAGGTTTACCACAAACATTACCACCTAAAGAAATAGATTACTTATTTGTTCCTATTTTAACAACAGCTATCATATTACTAATGTCTTtcactatattttttttatataaggttaataagaattatacttaaaattaataataatttatcacatatagaataatttattttcacaaaaattataagcatataaaaattatatttttaaataaatatacatatattttgatgTAGTTTACTCCACTGAAATCTTCgatatataatcatttaagaaaaaaaaaaattattgaactTAACAAATTTCAAGAAGAATCGAGAGAATCCTTACAAAACCTTCAAGaagaagtaaatataaattataaaggaAGTTCTCATAATATATCCTATCAACCTCAAGGAGACACTTGATGTAATATTAactgtttatattattttcaatagaaaataaaatacttagtgatatatatgttacaCTTATGTacaaattcattaaaaaacaatataaacaataaataaagaaatgaatatatatctataaaaattattcaaataaaaagataaatacgatgctattttaaaaattagtaataGAAAATTCCATTTAAACGAGATCCCCCTtagaatgaaatataaataattttaaaacttaAGCATATAACACAGGATGTTAAGGCAAAAGTggatatacttatataacaatatgaGGTAGCGTTTATTTTCTCAGTATAACAGAATAAAAAACAACATTAGAAACAACaccaataataatattatataaataaaaaatgtaaaaccttggaataaaaacattaatcaaaatataaagtatatatctactttttctttataactttattcaaaatttttattatttgtccactttcaatttaatattactaaaaatgTTACACATTATGTAACAGTTTTAAcgtttttttcttctattgatatatattatatgtcaTATTGTTGAAAGGGTATTTATGATTGGCGCTAAGGTAGATGaattctaattttaattgtattcaaatgggaaaaatcctaaccattattttataattcataaataagTTCTGCTTTAGCATTATtcttattgtttttttactGCATTAATACcttattctatatataagatacatatgattaaaaaaattgatatacggtaaataataaaaatggtgTACCtacattataaattttttgataaagtaaattttaataataacacaCAGAATTTAAATGCCTATGCTTCGCTTTTATTTTCTccattaaaaagaaaaatacaacaaatatacccataaatataatagcaAGTAAcatgtttatgtttataaaaagtgAGAAATAGAAAtgtaattcttattttattgagTTTCCAGATAGAATCCATTTCCATATTTTCTACACAATTTATTATCTATACATtcaaataagaataataatttagaaaagGAGGATTTCATTTATCATTACATGAAATTTTTAGGCACCATGGTAATTTGTTAATTGTAAACTTCATATACtcactcatttttttttttgtacatagTTACATATGTCTTTGGATTTtagtataaatatgaattttagttattaacaatatataatatatttttcactaTACTAAATATTgctttcaaaataataaacaaaaatatatgtaatattgaaattatagaaaattattcaaaGAATGAAGTATTCATATAGAAAggataaatgaaataattttaatgataatgaggtactaaattttatttttaattatcatTTCTTTACAGTAAGCATAGATTTAGTAAAAACAAAGTTCGGAGAACATAATTCATAAatctaattaaaataaaagcaaaatttattctgttataattgttaattattgttttcatttgaacagtaattatttattaaaatatatatttacatacattatCAACCACATACTGTgacacataaaaataaaatataaaagtaataaagtAATGTTATCTTACaacttcatttatttaatatctacttaatatattttaaccagaattaatctataaaaattttttacttagTTCTAAAAATTCgatatatacttaatttaatttttataaagaaataattttagtgCTGCAAAGGTTgctttcatttatatattaaagatataAGATTTAAACAACAAAACTTTAACAATtagaaaaatgtttttataattctaaatgtatttcttttaacttttttttaagtttatatataaaaaaatgttttattttcttaaatcTATGAAGTatacttttttccttttaaaataatatttgattgtatatttaataatatttataaattaataaaataaaataagaatataaatgaaattaaaatataatccATAAGTTCTTAACTAAGAATCCTATATAAAAGGATATTAATTAtgtgtttataattttacttttattcgatgtaaagaaaattaaaattctaataaagtaatttttacaattgatataatttataacacattttacttaaaacatattatatataatgaatattaagTTCTTTCTTAagtaaaataacatatatatatacatcaatacatagaaatatatttactatcgttcttttaatataatccAAGATATActtattgttaattttaaaataatacactTTCTTATTTACttgaacaaataataattttagattACAATTCACAATAtagaaagaaatatattttattataaacgTTAATTTCTatagttataaataattatccGTATTGTACTATAATACATAAACTTTTGAGAATAAacccatattttttatagaaatatatttaaaaatataaataaatactttatgtaataatatacattaagatacaataataatatctaTTCAAATTCAAAagcattaaaatatttaaattcaaaaaaagcaaagaaaatatatctatgttGTGCATTCAAAACACCAgttatacacatatgcatttataatattttagaaattatatgtattctcATTAATCAAatcacaaaaaaatattactcttattactttatattaaaattttcattatataaacatatgaattttttattattcattttaatcctttattaacttaattttgttatatttttcattatttcttagGATCTTATAAATCGCTACTAAAAGTATAATAGATATTATAACTATAAGGATGctaaatgatattatattcatataaggTGCTATAGATCTGGGAACGATGCTTTCCATAGGTTCTTTGAAATGCTTCCAAAAATCAGAGCTTCCAATATTTTCCCATTTAATATTCAAGGAGTTTATTCCGTATAATGAGGGTATTCCTATTCccaacaagaaaaaaataaaaaatagagcaACTCCGAACCCGtaatttctaaattttattttttttaaagctatatcaccaattatcttttttcttttaaggaaataatcataatctttttttttgatacattttctttcataatgaaaatgttttccatcaaacatTCCATTATTGTAATCTATAACTTCTGTATAGTATTGTGCtttatttaatgaacttCCATTTGAATGTTTGTATTTTGCTACTAATCTCTTTTCATTATAagttatatcttttttttccttaactCCAATATGTGGTATGCCTTCTTTAAACTCCTTAATATTTGAATAG
This genomic window contains:
- the PmUG01_08012400 gene encoding fam-m protein translates to MNKFRLIYFNIKFNKYTDNHNLDRKLFLRTFRFLAKCKKDNYSNIKEFKEGIPHIGVKEKKDITYNEKRLVAKYKHSNGSSLNKAQYYTEVIDYNNGMFDGKHFHYERKCIKKKDYDYFLKRKKIIGDIALKKIKFRNYGFGVALFFIFFLLGIGIPSLYGINSLNIKWENIGSSDFWKHFKEPMESIVPRSIAPYMNIISFSILIVIISIILLVAIYKILRNNEKYNKIKLIKD
- the PmUG01_08012300 gene encoding PIR protein, with product MTTDTTEENENTVALYVKYKSEFENVILDTQNKEGTENPGRRCAKIDQNYTNFTTPCQEVGRYLIEIKQSYNSYSPQRCKYLNYRINSDEKYNKKPEWFQGYNKFSSQLGNICVQKFEKIESNILDKLNELYNYYENFNKYKGQENDSDGTICSNIQKCYNFYNDNYKECQKKKNDAFCEELINFKNAYDDKMNKFNPCKGLPQTLPPKEIDYLFVPILTTAIILLMSFTIFFLYKFTPLKSSIYNHLRKKKIIELNKFQEESRESLQNLQEEVNINYKGSSHNISYQPQGDT